One region of Quercus lobata isolate SW786 chromosome 2, ValleyOak3.0 Primary Assembly, whole genome shotgun sequence genomic DNA includes:
- the LOC115975968 gene encoding uncharacterized protein LOC115975968 translates to MGYEHGKGAEKGVSLVQGDEFFHKVISRDSTEGCSSRIYYYRNSEGVPFEWEMQPGTPKEPPKDEEIPPITPPPAVLSLGLPKPCINNEQPKAKTWLIMLRFWNKIKKNKESKSVKAVGSQGSSHDTQDCGAEKFLFCGSDSEFMESSSSPRASSSSSSSSLSLSNGPSVQSARLESPEGKANSFHGTLSCTPWSISTILVSIARRV, encoded by the coding sequence ATGGGTTATGAACATGGCAAGGGTGCAGAAAAAGGAGTTTCTTTGGTGCAAGGAGATGAGTTTTTTCATAAAGTTATTTCAAGGGACTCCACTGAGGGCTGCTCTTCTCGTATCTATTACTACCGAAACTCTGAAGGGGTTCCATTTGAGTGGGAAATGCAACCTGGGACACCAAAAGAGCCCCCGAAAGATGAAGAAATTCCACCAATTACTCCTCCACCAGCTGTGTTAAGCTTAGGACTTCCTAAGCCATGCATTAACAATGAACAGCCCAAGGCTAAGACCTGGCTAATAATGCTTAGGTTTTggaacaaaatcaagaaaaacaaagagagtaAGAGTGTTAAGGCAGTTGGGTCTCAGGGGAGTAGTCATGATACTCAGGACTGTGGGGctgaaaagtttttattttgtggctCAGACTCTGAATTTATggaatcatcatcatcaccacgAGCTTCAAGCTCTTCATCCTCGTCCTCTTTGTCTTTATCGAACGGTCCCTCAGTGCAGTCAGCAAGATTAGAGAGTCCAGAAGGCAAGGCTAATTCGTTTCATGGGACTTTAAGTTGCACTCCTTGGAGTATAAGCACCATTCTGGTTTCGATTGCAAGGCGAGTTTAA
- the LOC115974398 gene encoding uncharacterized protein LOC115974398 — protein sequence MAAKMTKQQPKTAERTSILHQSNQYFVKRILSRDSSVGCSNRLYYHHNPGGVPFKWELKPGKAKNPQQHDNKITSTIDPPPAKRLLGVSMAKKASSSGSKPKACSWKKFKKNLKGKKNVQVKSQDSQPEGDVVVDFKHGSDELDGCEFSRSDKEFMALSSGSSSSSSGSSSNNKAIALHRPWKLKNLTKGFVRWKI from the coding sequence ATGGCCGCAAAAATGACCAAACAGCAACCAAAAACTGCTGAGAGAACATCCATACTCCACCAATCAAATCAGTACTTTGTGAAAAGAATTCTTTCAAGAGATTCATCTGTTGGTTGCTCTAATCGTTTATATTATCATCATAACCCTGGTGGGGTTCCATTCAAATGGGAATTGAAGCCTGGCAAGGCCAAAAATCCACAACAGCATGATAATAAAATCACATCAACCATTGACCCTCCACCGGCTAAGCGTCTCCTAGGGGTGTCTATGGCAAAGAAGGCTTCCTCGTCGGGTtcaaagccaaaggcttgttcatggAAGAAGTTCAAGAAAAACCTAAAGGGTAAGAAGAATGTCCAAGTTAAGTCACAAGACTCTCAACCAGAGGGTGACGTTGTTGTTGATTTTAAGCATGGCTCGGATGAATTAGATGGGTGTGAGTTTTCTAGGTCGGACAAGGAGTTTATGGCTTTGAGTAGTGGTTCAAGCAGTTCATCATCGGGGTCATCCTCTAATAATAAAGCCATTGCTCTGCATCGCCCTTGGAAATTGAAGAATCTTACCAAGGGTTTTGTTAGATGGAAGATCTAA